In Colias croceus chromosome 21, ilColCroc2.1, the DNA window tcaCCGTTCATGATCGAATTTGttcttttctttaaaaatatttcatttataaagaaaCTTGCTAAAcaactaaaaatacaattagactaaatttgttataaaacacttgaatttataaaatgaaccTTATGGCATTACAATATAGTTCGATATTCTGAGAAAACCTCTGTTCTAGCGTAGCCAAATCTTGTTCCAAAAAATCTTAAATGTTAGCTAAGATGAGTATTGTATTATCAACTTTATTTCATTGGAATATAGCTTAATATTCTACCAACACAACGTCTCGGATGTTTTTTGCGATTGTTGTTTACAGAATCTAAGTGTTGTTATGGACTGTTCTTAAGGCCTTTAAcgtagataaaaaaaatatttctcgaGATTGTAACTATGTGacattgtaaatttatgatagttatttataaaacaacaatataatagatgtttaatattcattaataagCCATAATCTGTATGAATTCGAAATTTCATCTAaatcgaattaaaaaaaaataccttcatGTTCATAGgaaaataagaatttatattgtaataaataaatgaatttatgttattggtgtgaaatataaatgttaaagtGTAAAAAGCAAATATGAATGCTTCTTagtgtttatgtatttaaataagtcaatttattttttatgtgacCTTGATTTTACGAAATTGTTGATTTTCTAGATTTTGttcgttattaatattttttatgaatttatttgttattttaagtatttaattttatttaaattttcctaTAAGTAGACTTATGTTTCTAAAACAATCTTGTAAATACTGTCGGGTTATTTTTATACctttatctttattaataatttagattatcGAAATAGtaataagaatataaaataagtacattgatttaaaattaaatgtattatttataatatctaatagtttaataacaacatatttaaaaatatgttcctATTCTTTTAATGGTCCGATTCATATTTCaagtatattttcttgtaaacaaaattttaaagactGACCAAAAATCATGCCTGTCCGTTCtaacttatttataacttattgTGCTAGAACGAGATGGGTAGTCTTTTATTAGAACAAAtatctaaatttataataaagccTTGTTTAACTTTGggtgcaaaatattattgacaatgtgaaaattttatgcgtttattttaatttaatgattttcgttacaataattttaaacgttaactttttagttttttgacgatatataattttttgcatcgaaagttaatttaataagtacaatgtatatttgtacatttgtataaatgtttaatgtaaatatgtttattttaaacttgtaTCGTCAACGTATTCTAAgcgtatttataattttcatgagGGCCACTACTAGTTTTCATAATCAATAAACATAGATGGcgctttatttattataatattagtatctatcAGTAATTTTGCATCAAAAAATTACGTTTATTCAGCAAAGTATTAGAAAAAAccccaaaattttaaaaagtcattGCTTTTTTGGTCAAAAATCTGTTTTGTAGAAATTTTCAATTGCGCCACAAACTGGCATTTATAAGTACTTGAAATAATTGTGTAATCTTGTCTGTGAAAATATCTTGTGTAGTAGATGTAAGGAAACAGTTTACAGTATTGTAAATACTTTAATGTGTGTATGCATTGAATCAATTTGTGAATAAATGgcgattttaaatatgtatcttTTTTATTCCACACAACAATTCCATAAAGGCACACTCACATAAAAGGTACAATCTTGAGGTAATTAatggttataaattatagtaacAAAGTATATTGCATGCATTTCTCGACCGCTACCACGCAGTTATCTCTGGAACGGCAGGACCGATTTTGGTAACTGTAATAAGGCGTAACTAAGGCtagtttcataaataattccaCACGGatgaagtcgcgggcacatcGCATGTATGAAGAAAAACATTTGTGGTATGATATTGAGCTCACGCATacattcacataatattatacaaatagtgACACactattaaaaatgattaattattatatctgtAACACAACACAGTAAAAACAAGTTTCTTTTTCTGTTCTGTGTTTGAAGCGTTAACGTTTTGAACTCCAGACAACCAGACAGTCAATTCATGgtctatttattttgtgatCACCTGTGGTGGTCACCCACTGGTCACCATTTCAACTCCTCACAAATCTCAAGACAATGCGACCTCTATGCACACATGCTAGAGACACTTCttcttaaaaacaaataatcttTCATTCCATTATTCAAATCGACgtcaatagttttatttagtcaaaatgtacaaatttCCAAACCAAATTACAATGTAAACAATTCATTTTTTCGCAAAtcaagtaaattaaaaattttgtgttCGTATATAACTCAGAACTTGTACAAAATGTTGAACATACCATTCAGATACTGTTCTCACATGCGTAGTTTTAACCAGGGAGTCCTGTCACTTGGATGCAACAGTATCGGTAAGGccagtaaaaaatatgttaaagaaAGAGCTGATATTGTTTCGTTAAatgtgttaattattataggttcctatagaaattactcaaaagACAAAGGGAAATGTTGCCCCGATGTGCCTCAGGCAGAAGGAAAGCGGGTTGAACCGTGGCCGAAGTCAGATCCTCCCCCACCAGCCTGGCGATGCGAGTGCCCTAGAGAACCTCAGCCCCCTAATTACGATCCATATAGAATCAAAGTACCCGACGTTGTCGTACCCCCTTTACCACCAAGCAATGCAAAGGTATACATTTATCTTATCTCTTAAAAACTACTCGTACTTGACTCCTTGCAACATTTCCATTGAGTGCGTTAGACGAAATCAGAGCCCGACTCGCGACGCGATATTAAGCTAATGAAATCCAGTGTGTACTTTCTTCATCAGTGGACGGGAGTGCTGTGGACGCACCAGCCTCAGCACGAAGACGAGAACAAGTCTGAGCACCACCAGTACCAACACGGATACCAGCAGGGCTACCAACAGCAACAAGGCGGTGAAGAAGAGTTGCAAGAGAAACAAGAAGAGAGCGGAGGTTTCTTTGGTTTCCTGAAGAATCTATTCGGCAGGGGCAAAAAGTCTGGTAGAGGAGAGGGAGAAATGTCAATGATTGGCACATACGAGTATCAGTTGTGCTATGCTCGCTAACCGATCATTCGGTAAGAAGGCATCCTGAAATATTTCAAACCTCAGTCATATGCCATACAGAACATGGCTTagattttaaaagtttgttaACGTAAAGAAGATTTCGTCAAACGCACTAAATAATGTCCCTAAACTGTTATCTTAAAAGTGACGTTTTTCAACAGGAGGTCCCAACGGAAGATGCTCTCAAGGGGCCTGATAAAATTACCACATCGCACACAGGTTTTGGTGTCCGTGATTTGTTCTTCGATTCCCCGATTGTCCATCCTAATTATTGGAAAGAAAAGCCcaataagaaattatttacGACTGTAGATGACCGTCAAGATACCCTACCTAGACTTGGTTATCAtggcaaaaataaatataaatatgcgtTCCATGAACCATGGAAGCCATTGGATAGGCTTTCACTGTTGGCACAAGCTGAAAAAGATGAGATTGCACAAACTGAAGAGCAGGCAGCAGAATTACCTAAAAAAGAACTTACACCGCAATAATCGGGCTCTGATTTCTTTCCGCaatgtttcaatatttataaaactgcTGAAATGTTTCCTGGTGtctaataaattgttaaatattagttatgtttattcttttttttgaaaatctaATCGAGCTTTTAGAAATAGAAAAGGTCACACACaggttcatattattatgtaaattacaCTCATGGGATGTAATTAAGTATATTGTGATGATAGGTAGTATAACTatcttattacaataaaatcaaCGTTAAGATTGAAAGATAAAATTGGCAGGTAAAATATCAAGCTAAAACAAATAAGATAGTTGAAGATATAGATTTTGTCTTTATGCCACTCTACCTCACACACCACGATAATGAGGAAAttgatttatgtaataaataaatattatagtaaacgACAAACGTACATAGGTGCACATTTCGAAAgggtttaattatattaaaagaaagatataaaaatgaataaagaaGTCTTGCtaaatttgataaaacataatactatGTAACACTTTCATCTtccaaatttcaatttcacaTGCAAAGTAGACTAAGTAATATTTTGCTCATTATAAAGCCAATGCTGGATTGCGCGAAGACGAAAGGGCCCTGCTCAGTGCGACCGGTGCCTGACCCGCCGCCCTgcccgccgccgccgccgccgccctTTCCGTGGATATACGTGTGGATTCTCGGCTCTTTCTTCAGTGTTATGGGCATTGTATGTAAATAGATCTTCGCTTGAAATTTGAATAACTATCGAAATAATTGAAAGTTTAGGTACCTAGTATAGTAGATATGTTAAATTGGGTATTTTGGCTGTTTTGAAAACAAAAAGCTAACGCGTATCATTGAGaaaaaatttctaaaattgAATTGTAGCTACATTCCgtcttttttatgttaaaaatatacttgaaAAAATACCTAACTACATTATCGTAGTATCGCAGACGtaggaaaatattaatttataataagttgAGTTATTCATTGGTTCTACACACTCGATGTATTTTTTCAGCTATACAAAATGTATCTTTATAAAGAAATGCAAGAGAAGCTCGGTGAAAACGTGCCAATATGTAAGTTTTTGGCGGTTTTAATGCTATATACATCATATAATCTTTAattctattaatttaattatattccttaaaaaCTTTGGTTTGAAGGGCGTCCTCGTCGCAAAATAAAAAGGCCCTTTCACTGCAAGGATCTGCCGGCGTGTGTGCAGTACTTGATAGTCGGTACGGGGGCGGCTGGCTGGGCGGCTTATAAGGCTATCATGGAACACGATAAGACTGCTAAGGTAAagctaataataaatgtacgttggaaaagtaattacttaataaataatttatttgtgtaaacatagttttaatatgcttttaactttttaaggTTTTCTTTTCAGTTTGCAGTGGCAGTCAAATAGAAACGATTTATAAGAAAGAATACGAGAACTTTTTATTCACTAAatgtgttacattttttttaaattgaatgaatGTAATTTCAGGTATTTTTCATAACGAAAGAAGACTGCTTGCCGTACGATCGACCCCCGATGTCCAAACACATGTGGTGGAACGTGGATCCGCCTGATATATTCAAGTTGAATTACGTGGAAAAAGGGAAGAGACACacgtaagtacctataataatgtaaaagaTATACCTATCGGCTTCATGAAATCGGCGAAAGGgcaagaaaatattttccgGACGAAATACAATTAACTGCGTTATGTAATCATTATAATGAGTTACCAATTAAACTCTGTATTATCACTAGACGacgaatacattttttttattctcaaCTAAGTAGTTACGAATAACTTACAAGTTATatcagtaaattattatttacacatagcATTCCAAATGTGTAATCTTAATGAATCTAATCACCAGAATGTACCTAGCGGAATGCCTGCACTTCCTGGACCCGATAAAGTTCTACCGCAAGAAGACCGGTCCAGCTGTGTCCATCGCGACCGGCTGGTGCGTGCTGCGCGTGGACGCGGACGACCACGTGGTGTACGTGAAGACCATGTGCGGGGAACAGCCGATATACTATGAGAGGTGCTTGCTGGCTCCAGGTTAGTTGGAAGATTAAATATTAGTAGAacgtataatattgtaaaattcttaaaaCCGTATGTAAGGATATCTCGTATAGgtatctaggtacctactagtaATGTGTTCTTATGTgagtacctaaataaataatattgaagaagcaaaatatttttcctacGTAAGGCTTCCCTGATACGAGTGTTATTTTTCCCTTTTCGTACCTACTTCTGTCTAcataagtagataataatatgccTTTGTATAGATGCTTCACAGATATCATTTATAAATGATAAGaccttatatattattacctacgtTTTGTAAATATGAGTCTTCTAGTAGCTAAAAACtacattatacatacttatttGTTAGGTTCTAAGCCAAGAAACCTATCCATCTTCAAATACGCTCCAAAAGCGGTGCGCGATCGAGTATGCACGTTGCGCACAATACGGGATCTCGAGATCGCGTTCCGTAAAGTGAAGAAAGCAAAGCACGTCACCATCATCGGAGCCGGACCCCTCGGGTGTGAGCTGGCCTGGCATTTGGGCAGGATGAGTGAGTTTAACTAGTATTACAGATTATTTTAGCTGTGTTTGTATTTAGACTGTGTTGctatttatataagtaatgtgatttaaatttagcttgttataaataatacataatttagaCGTCTCTATATTGAGATGCTATGAATAATGGTGCTCTTAGTTGACTCGTAAGTATTATTGATCCGTTAAATATTCctcattcataaataaaatctaatttttgttttattctcaTAATCTGCttgtatcattaaaaatttgcattttcataaaaatactagttacctacaattacaaaatatgattatagttctatattacaatatatcgATCTATGTAGCAAGTTAATATTCAACGTATCCTTGCATATCAAAATTGATATGAACAAAACAACAGACAAAGTGGTAGAACGACCTCCGCATGAGGAGCCAATCCAACTGGTGCAGATCTACAAGGACAGGGGTATCCTGGGCGGCATTATCCCGGAGTACCTGGGCGAGTGGGCTGCGGAGAAGATCCGGGCTGAAGGCGTCGATTGCATGCGACAGAGTTAGTGTTATATGTTGCAAGTGTAGTTCAATACCTATCAGTTCTATAGATAGATGTTTGAGTTGACAACGGCCACCAAAGTCTGTTGTCATACTAATAAGAAAATTCGAGTGTCTGtttgcaataaattaaaataaccgcTTTTTACTAAATGCATAATATGGATGTATACACAATTtatttctgtctgtctgtttgttctGGTAACATCAGCAAACACGTTCCAGAAATCGAACAAATTTGCCGATTTTGACGAGACGTTCACTGACTGATGTAGGTAATACGGGGTAAATTAGACTACCTTTTATCAAGATTATATTTACAAGGATATGAATTATGAAGGATAGGAAGTAGCTGCAGGAcgcagctagtaaaataataaaatacgtttTAAATACAAGTGTATTTTgagtctttattttataaaatttatagaatacaaattatatgtagatctaatttatttgtttgtagcTCAAGTGTACGACGCATTCGAGTCGGCCGACGGACGGTTAGAGCTGACTCTATCCAACGGGTCGTCACTCGTCACGGATTATGTAAGCAATGTGTGCCAtctgtgaaaatattttatacgtaattaatttaatattaatggaAGCTTATGCCTAAAGATAATCGAATACATATACTCATTGTGGTAACTATTTTTGATATTAAGACGTAAGCCAACTTTCTATAAGGATTCGAATGGACAGATATAATCAAATCAcacataagtaggtacattgaGTTTTGCTCATTTGATAACCCGAGAAAATTGCCATGACTAATGTAAATCTAAAAATGAAACCTAatagaccgggagatactgacacaaaatttcgagtcctttttaacaggatggcggttctacaggggtcttagtacgcaacaTGGACCCAATAAATATCTAGTTTTTTCGtaatcgtttgactttcgctattttccgacgagttcgactaacgcccacgcgactaaaccgccggtaccagcgttcacaccatcgtttttctttttgtcattgcgtactaagacccctgtagaaccgccatcctgttacaaatgactcgaaattttgtgtcagtatctcccggtctatAAGTGttggatatttttaaaatgacgtacttaaaaaacttttttaattatgtttaggTATTTGTGTGTGTTGGAGCTGACCCTCGTACAGAGATGGCGGAACCTTCTTACTTGGAAACTGACCCGGTCAATGGCGGATTTCTCGTCAATACTGAAATGGAAGCCAGGACGCATCTCTATGTAGTATGTATCTTTATTACgtgttcatttattttaaatcatactGAGATTGCTTTCATAAAGCCGCGTTTCACTAGGCAATATTTGGCGTCTGACATGATGTCCTACATGCTGAAAGTTAGCGCGGAAGTTCGGATAGTGTTAATCGATAATTTTGCTAGAAgccttgtttaaattttatcgcACCTACGATGAGAACTTTTCAAAATGCTCTATCAGTTCTGCAGCACGCAGTGTTGCCAGCAACATGTTGAGTTACTTtgcaataatatgataaaacttgttgttaaataaatttgagcATTTATTTATGATCTTAATTTCACACAGAagagaaaatacaaattttacttaaaaggAGGACATTTGATGCAAAATCCGGCTTTATTGCTTCaagcaatttcttccaagcaaccCATGCGATCAATGACATAGTTAAAAGTATAAGGGGAGGATTTGTACGCATTTGTTGGAtgatttattcatttacaaaGGCAGGAGACGCAGCAAGCATCTACTCGCAGTGGAAGGACACGCGCCTCCGCATGGAGCACTACGGGCCGGCGGCGGACGAGGGCCACATAGCTGGGTGTAACATGACCGGGTACTGGATGGCCTGTAACGTGGAGCCCTACTTTAGAGTGTCGCTAGAGGGCTCGCTGGATATGGAGGTGATATATGCATGATATTTACTACCTAATttgcaaaacaaaatattttttgaccGTTGGTGAATCGGTGATGAAGGGTTGGAAATATTCAGGCATGAGAAACTACAGATTAAGTACAGATTTTATCCATGAAAGCTTTTCGATTTTTCCTTTTCCGAATTCCGATTCCGATTCCCTTTCTAGATCGATATAAAAAGTCATCACGTTGATGCGTTGAGTGACTTGTGTGTAATTATAGCTCCTTTGTagtgtataaaaaaaactaggtTCGAATATAGACTCAGTCTTTCAAGCCATAAAACAGTCattttttatgaatcatattACTGAGTTAGGTACTGAGTTAGGTAGTTACTTAtgaaattaacataatatcagGTGGTAGGCGAGGTGGGCGCGTGCATGCCGACGGTGGGCGTGTTCAAGCCGTGCAGCGACGAGTCCAAGCCGCAGGTGCAGGCCAAGAACGTCAGCAACGAAGTCTGCGACCGGCCGTGCTATAAGAAGTGTGTTAGTTTGTAGTGCCTTGTGGTTGTTAGGAGTGGGAGTTATTATGTTTCCAAGCTGTGTTAAGAATTCAGAATAACAAGGAAATTGGGAAATATAACACAGGTGGAAAAAAAGGAAATGTGCAGTCGAAATATCAAAATCctatctaaaattaaattaattacacgcttacaatttattttctaattagGTAATTACATtgagatgaaataaaaaaagttgcgggattcgaacccgcgtccaTATCGCACGTTCATACTATGTCGTGAcgacaaaatattatcatgtCGCATAGAAATTCAAGTTCAGTTCATGCGGCAGGTCAGACGAGTACCAAAGCAGATACAAGCGAGGTCTGTTATACTACTTGCGCGATGAGACCATAGTTGGCATCGTGTTTTGGAACATGCCACCAATGGAAAACAGGAAAGATGTCGCCACTGAGGTACTTGTTAGTTGTAACCTTGGTGTAACCGTTCAAAGTTCaaagttcaatttttttaaagtatattcGATTAAAATGTGATGTTAATGTAGAGATCATATTCAGTTTTGGACATTTGgggtttataattttagtttttcaaTGAATTAAgtgtaatgttatttatagaaTCTATGTTTTAATCATGATGCATTACGTTTTAGATACTTCGAGCGCGGCCCACgtataaagaaattaataagATATCAGAACTGCTAGGATTCCCGGAGACTCAATGTGAATACAAACCAGAAGAGGCATTACGTGAAGTTGGCCCTTGTATTAAAAAGTTGGTATTTTCAAtagttacttaaataatatgttcaagtttttttaaataatactgtaAGTACTATTTTAAACTTGGCAACACTGCCGTAGAACATTTCCTctccaaaaaataaattgaaatatctttttttattgtatcgaTCGTCGATCGCTCTCTAACaaacttcatattataaacGAAGGCAAAATCAATTATACCTATCTTTATACCTACTCAATCATTACTAAATCTTTGAACTtgactaaatattatttttctatcttTCACAGTTGGCGAGAATTTTGAGCTAACTGCATGGACGGTGAAATATAGACAATGTAATGTATTGTATTAAATGTggatgataaataaaatagaaaacaaacgaaaaaatgtatttttatttattggttaTAGCTTGGCCAAAGCTTGGCTAAAAcatctaatttttttctctttgTGTCAGCCTCATAGCTCACAGATGGCATTACCAAACTAACTAGCCACTCaattgactgaccggttggcttggtttgTAGTGGCCATGCCTTCCaacttccaagccagaggtcgtgggttcgattcccacccggggcaaatattcaCAGAGTTAGCAATAACCTcattaatgtgtaaataaagtggtatacataataattggttgaaaactatttacggttattttaagtaatttggattttgattattaattcattaacatttttttcaatgtttttaccttcatccatacttatatttatttttttaacacaatttgaattaactttgattatttcgaaaaaactacaatgaaacgaatgctttaaatttttttccaacatttaataattactaacgaTAAATCGATTGCACGCATCAATTCACGCGCTTTACTTTTAAGAGTGCTCGATTATGCGAAGCGTTGCTGTAATTGGAACATTCAACGTGCATTATGCCGCTTATTGCGCTCTAGTCACAGATCTAGTACAGTAGATCTGTGGCTCTTAGTTCATTCTCCATCTACGTGGAAAACACTGGAAAACACTCGAAGGGCGCTTGTGCACTACAAGGAATTTTACTGTCCGGCATTCCGATTTTTTACGGTCCGGTGTGGCATGAAAAAACCAATGAATTGCTTGTGCACCTGTCCGTCTTTACTCGGATCAGTGCGGGTACAGTTGAAGGAAGTTTGGCGGTATAATGCTATCATAAATGATtgtttttgcattttacaAGAAAcgagtaaaaaatatagaaggtgaaatattatattacttcgttgtaataaaaagtaaagttccGTAAGAGATTTAGAATGCGTGtttcacttatttattttaatcggtAACGAGGAGCTAAAGCTATTCCCACTTGAACTTTAACTTACCAACACTtacttagataataattaaatttttataggtatataaaataacaataccgACTTCTCAAATCTCATTGCcaactaaaagaaagtaaaacaaGAGCTTGCTTTCAATTGGCATATGCAGTAAAAAGAGTAAAATCCAAGCAAGTGGGCATTCGGGCATTATACCTACAGCAACTCGTAGACACAAAAAACCATCCGGAATAGGGAAAAGTAAAATGTCGGACAGTAAAACTACGTATAGTGCACAAGCTAGTACAAAAAAATTTAGATTAATGGCTTGCCATACCGGACCGTAAAAAATCGGAATGCCGGACCGTAAAATTCCTTGTAGTGGACAAACGCCCTAAGGGAAAACACGGATGACCGCAAATGTCAGACTGTCACttgtcaaatgtcaaattagaatttaaattttaaaacaatattaattatttactggTTACCTATttggttttataatttattcaattacccATGTAAAACATTTCAAGATGAAAAGAATAATGATAAGTTCACAGActtaagttaataattaataatacaatacaaaatgttgtttaatttaaaagtccAGTTTTATAgggaaattaaa includes these proteins:
- the LOC123701441 gene encoding apoptosis-inducing factor 1, mitochondrial-like, whose translation is MLNIPFRYCSHMRSFNQGVLSLGCNSIGSYRNYSKDKGKCCPDVPQAEGKRVEPWPKSDPPPPAWRCECPREPQPPNYDPYRIKVPDVVVPPLPPSNAKPMLDCAKTKGPCSVRPVPDPPPCPPPPPPPFPWIYVWILGSFFSVMGILYKMYLYKEMQEKLGENVPIWRPRRKIKRPFHCKDLPACVQYLIVGTGAAGWAAYKAIMEHDKTAKVFFITKEDCLPYDRPPMSKHMWWNVDPPDIFKLNYVEKGKRHTMYLAECLHFLDPIKFYRKKTGPAVSIATGWCVLRVDADDHVVYVKTMCGEQPIYYERCLLAPGSKPRNLSIFKYAPKAVRDRVCTLRTIRDLEIAFRKVKKAKHVTIIGAGPLGCELAWHLGRMNKVVERPPHEEPIQLVQIYKDRGILGGIIPEYLGEWAAEKIRAEGVDCMRQTQVYDAFESADGRLELTLSNGSSLVTDYVFVCVGADPRTEMAEPSYLETDPVNGGFLVNTEMEARTHLYVAGDAASIYSQWKDTRLRMEHYGPAADEGHIAGCNMTGYWMACNVEPYFRVSLEGSLDMEVVGEVGACMPTVGVFKPCSDESKPQVQAKNVSNEVCDRPCYKKSDEYQSRYKRGLLYYLRDETIVGIVFWNMPPMENRKDVATEILRARPTYKEINKISELLGFPETQCEYKPEEALREVGPCIKNWREF